The bacterium genome has a segment encoding these proteins:
- the mnmG gene encoding tRNA uridine-5-carboxymethylaminomethyl(34) synthesis enzyme MnmG — MKYDVIVVGAGHAGCEAALASARMGAKTLLITMNKDNIGFMSCNPAIGGIGKGQLVKEIDALGGEMAKAADYSGIQFRQLNSSKGPAVRSSRAQIDRKKYKFYMRNVVNEQKNLDVTEGQVIGLVAKNMSVIGVKTSSGNILSKTVVITPGTFLNGLLHLGLKHFSGGRMGEKAATKLSDSLKDLGFKLLRFKTGTCPRLDGRTIDFSGLQIQEGDKEPIPFSFSTQCIDRKQVPCYITHTNQKTHEIIRSGLSKSPLFTGIIRGTGVRYCPSIEDKIVKFADKSRHQIFLEPEGLDTFDFYPNGLATSLPKDIQIDFLHSIKGLEKAKPTHMGYGIEHDVIDSMQLYPTLETKLISSLYLAGQINGTTGYEEAAAQGLIAGVNAVLKMKGKDTLILDRSTSYIGVLLDDLVTKGTNEPYRMFTSRVEHRLVIREDNADLRLRKIGYEAGLVSKDNFDKTVAKQKKIEQGLKYLRREKIRPSRETNQKLEKLNIPSIKKTVSLEEFLRRPAVGIKKLIQIVSMSNTFGIDLADDVLTQIETEVKYAGFIQRQIRDIERFKDLEKIRIPRDLDYANIPGLSKEIKEKLGKFQPVSLGQANRISGVTPAAIMILMVFLKKVRSGK, encoded by the coding sequence TAGCGCGAGAATGGGCGCTAAGACATTGCTCATCACAATGAATAAAGATAATATTGGTTTTATGTCCTGCAATCCTGCAATTGGCGGAATAGGCAAGGGGCAGCTTGTTAAGGAAATAGATGCTCTTGGCGGTGAAATGGCAAAGGCAGCTGATTACTCAGGCATACAGTTTCGCCAGCTCAATTCTTCCAAGGGGCCTGCAGTACGTTCCTCTCGTGCGCAAATAGACAGGAAAAAGTACAAATTTTATATGAGGAATGTTGTAAATGAGCAGAAAAATCTGGATGTAACAGAGGGACAGGTTATAGGATTAGTTGCAAAGAATATGTCTGTTATTGGAGTGAAAACCAGTTCCGGGAACATTCTCTCTAAAACAGTGGTTATTACTCCCGGCACATTTCTGAACGGGCTGCTTCATTTAGGGCTTAAGCATTTTTCAGGCGGTAGAATGGGGGAAAAAGCAGCAACAAAACTTTCGGATTCCTTAAAGGATTTAGGATTTAAACTTCTTCGTTTTAAGACAGGGACCTGTCCGCGTCTGGATGGAAGAACAATTGATTTTTCAGGACTCCAGATTCAGGAGGGAGATAAAGAACCAATACCGTTTTCTTTTTCAACGCAATGCATAGACCGAAAACAAGTTCCCTGCTATATTACCCATACCAATCAAAAGACACACGAGATTATCCGATCCGGACTGAGTAAGTCGCCTCTGTTTACAGGCATAATCCGTGGCACAGGAGTGCGATACTGCCCCTCAATTGAAGACAAAATAGTAAAGTTTGCTGATAAAAGTCGTCATCAGATATTTCTGGAACCTGAGGGTCTGGACACATTTGATTTCTATCCTAACGGGCTTGCTACAAGTCTGCCGAAAGATATCCAGATAGATTTTTTGCACTCAATTAAGGGGTTGGAGAAGGCAAAGCCCACACATATGGGTTATGGAATAGAGCATGATGTTATTGATTCCATGCAGCTTTATCCTACTCTGGAAACAAAGCTAATTAGTAGTTTATATCTGGCAGGACAGATTAATGGTACTACAGGATATGAAGAAGCTGCAGCACAAGGACTGATTGCAGGAGTAAATGCTGTGCTAAAGATGAAAGGGAAAGATACTCTTATACTGGATCGCTCTACCAGTTATATTGGTGTACTGCTTGATGATCTTGTAACTAAGGGTACGAATGAGCCATACAGGATGTTTACTTCACGCGTTGAGCACCGCCTTGTTATTCGTGAAGATAATGCAGATTTACGGTTAAGAAAAATTGGATATGAAGCAGGCCTTGTTTCGAAAGATAATTTTGATAAAACTGTTGCGAAACAGAAAAAAATTGAACAAGGATTAAAATATTTAAGAAGAGAGAAAATAAGACCTTCAAGGGAAACAAATCAAAAACTGGAAAAGCTCAATATCCCTTCTATTAAAAAAACTGTTTCTCTGGAGGAATTTCTCAGACGTCCAGCAGTTGGCATTAAAAAACTAATACAAATAGTTTCCATGTCGAATACTTTCGGAATTGACTTAGCTGACGATGTGCTGACCCAGATAGAGACAGAGGTCAAATATGCTGGCTTTATTCAGAGGCAGATTAGAGATATAGAGAGATTTAAGGATCTTGAGAAGATAAGGATTCCCAGGGATTTAGACTATGCAAATATTCCCGGATTATCAAAAGAGATTAAGGAAAAGTTGGGAAAATTCCAGCCTGTATCACTGGGTCAGGCGAATCGCATTTCTGGCGTAACCCCTGCAGCAATCATGATTCTAATGGTATTTTTAAAAAAAGTGAGAAGTGGAAAGTAA